The following are encoded together in the Halopiger aswanensis genome:
- a CDS encoding RDD family protein, producing MEKYPAPRLGTNGDVIGQRILAFLVDSLLVGLIWGVFVGFGTLLGDVIGALALLVGFAVTIVYAFLLEGLYGYTPGKYLLGLVVVKSDGSNCTIGASILRNPEYTVGHRLATDVQPGRDSDDSAHRREPTRR from the coding sequence ATGGAGAAATATCCCGCACCACGGTTGGGAACGAACGGCGATGTGATCGGCCAGCGCATACTCGCGTTCCTCGTCGATAGCCTACTCGTCGGACTCATCTGGGGCGTATTCGTCGGCTTCGGAACGCTCCTTGGCGATGTCATCGGCGCGCTGGCACTACTCGTCGGGTTCGCGGTGACGATCGTCTACGCCTTCCTGCTCGAGGGGCTGTACGGCTACACCCCCGGAAAGTATCTGCTGGGCCTGGTCGTGGTCAAATCGGACGGATCGAACTGTACGATCGGCGCGTCGATCCTCCGGAATCCGGAATATACTGTGGGTCATCGACTCGCTACCGACGTTCAACCTGGTCGCGATAGCGATGATTCTGCTCACCGACGAGAACCAACGCGTCGGTGA
- a CDS encoding ferritin family protein, translating to MDAADFQRDLEASKDTELERLASSKLLVALTDADLTAERVLRIAADSECAAAETFGAWADDESHGDAQALFSEFRDQEREHCERVLDLLEGEDGGEYDPDTTGGPMHDRLRSLEETVPRLGGLVGRALVTERTHLQVVSFFVNEGDERRAERFRELRSETATQGERAADLLETTCDGSEDRDRAAEAAADVIDAAYDAYADSLEDLGLDPKPIC from the coding sequence ATGGACGCTGCCGATTTCCAGCGCGACCTCGAGGCATCGAAGGACACCGAACTCGAGCGCCTCGCGTCGTCGAAGCTGCTCGTCGCGCTCACCGATGCGGACCTGACGGCGGAGCGAGTGCTCCGGATCGCCGCGGACAGCGAATGCGCCGCCGCGGAGACGTTCGGGGCGTGGGCCGACGACGAGTCACACGGCGACGCGCAGGCACTCTTTTCCGAGTTTCGCGACCAGGAACGAGAGCACTGCGAGCGGGTCCTCGACCTGCTCGAGGGTGAGGACGGCGGGGAATACGACCCCGATACGACCGGCGGCCCGATGCACGACCGCCTCCGGTCGCTCGAGGAAACCGTCCCGCGGCTGGGCGGCCTCGTCGGTCGCGCGCTGGTCACCGAGCGAACGCACCTGCAGGTCGTGAGCTTCTTCGTCAACGAGGGCGACGAGCGCCGGGCCGAGCGGTTCCGAGAACTGCGCAGCGAGACGGCAACCCAGGGCGAGCGTGCCGCCGACCTCCTCGAGACAACGTGTGACGGAAGCGAAGACCGGGATCGCGCCGCCGAAGCCGCCGCGGACGTCATCGACGCCGCGTACGACGCCTACGCGGACTCACTCGAGGATCTCGGGCTCGATCCGAAGCCGATCTGCTAG
- a CDS encoding nucleoside deaminase has product MSTDTDTEYIREAIELAREAVADGNTPYGSLLVVDDTVVKRSRNTTVTENDVTAHPELKLARWAARELDAADREDCTMYTSTEPCEMCATAIYYAGLDRVVYSVSGESVANVRGKAKSGISFEEVIDRKGGSTDVDGPILETEGKRVHEEFY; this is encoded by the coding sequence ATGAGCACGGACACGGATACGGAGTACATCAGGGAGGCGATCGAGCTGGCGCGCGAGGCCGTCGCCGACGGGAACACCCCGTACGGATCGCTGCTCGTCGTCGACGATACCGTCGTCAAGCGCTCGAGGAACACCACGGTAACTGAGAACGACGTCACTGCCCACCCCGAGCTCAAGCTCGCGCGGTGGGCGGCTCGCGAACTCGACGCCGCCGACCGCGAGGACTGCACGATGTACACCAGCACCGAACCGTGCGAGATGTGCGCGACTGCGATCTACTACGCCGGGCTGGATCGGGTCGTCTACAGCGTCTCCGGGGAGTCGGTGGCGAACGTGCGGGGAAAGGCGAAAAGCGGCATCTCCTTCGAGGAGGTGATCGACCGCAAGGGCGGCTCGACGGACGTCGACGGACCGATCCTCGAGACCGAGGGGAAACGTGTCCACGAGGAGTTCTACTGA
- a CDS encoding DUF302 domain-containing protein, producing MTNDRPATAARRRFVQLLGAGTALGTVGSTAAVAGDESATGTRKGDSDCPTDRDEAGLVTRESNDDFETTVARVEPALEERDLTLVTTVDHAANAASVDESLPPTTLFLFGNPAVGTPLMQAQRSIAIDLPQKLLVWEADGDVYVTYNDPQYLARRHGLEGEELRNRIATIADALEGLALAVARGG from the coding sequence ATGACGAACGATCGACCTGCGACCGCTGCGCGGCGACGGTTCGTCCAGTTGCTCGGCGCGGGAACGGCACTCGGCACCGTCGGTTCGACGGCGGCCGTCGCGGGCGACGAGTCAGCGACAGGAACGAGGAAGGGCGATTCGGACTGTCCAACCGACCGCGACGAGGCCGGACTGGTAACACGCGAGAGTAATGACGATTTCGAGACGACCGTCGCCCGGGTCGAACCGGCACTCGAAGAGCGCGACCTGACGCTCGTAACGACCGTCGATCACGCGGCGAACGCCGCGTCGGTCGACGAATCGCTACCGCCGACGACGCTCTTCCTGTTTGGCAACCCCGCCGTCGGGACGCCGTTGATGCAGGCGCAGCGTTCGATCGCGATCGACCTCCCGCAGAAACTGCTCGTCTGGGAAGCCGACGGCGACGTCTACGTGACCTACAACGATCCGCAGTACCTCGCGCGCCGCCACGGACTCGAGGGCGAGGAACTGCGCAATCGGATCGCGACCATCGCCGACGCACTCGAGGGGCTCGCCCTGGCCGTCGCTCGAGGCGGCTAG
- a CDS encoding uS10/mL48 family ribosomal protein — MTFVTRLTLQSGDRAALEGIVDDIKSTAERKGAALKGPHSNPPEKISVPQRCRLHADDDRRFSSWDYTVFTRELEIHGHDQFAREVAAREFPDSIHVEAEVEQLRGTGRTN; from the coding sequence ATGACCTTCGTCACCCGGCTCACGCTCCAGAGCGGCGATCGCGCCGCGCTCGAGGGCATCGTCGACGACATCAAGTCCACCGCCGAACGGAAGGGCGCCGCACTAAAGGGGCCCCACTCCAATCCGCCGGAGAAGATTTCGGTCCCCCAGCGGTGCCGACTCCACGCGGACGACGACCGCCGATTCTCGTCGTGGGACTACACCGTCTTCACCCGCGAACTCGAAATCCACGGCCACGACCAGTTCGCCCGCGAGGTCGCCGCGCGGGAGTTCCCTGACTCGATCCACGTCGAGGCCGAGGTCGAACAGCTCCGCGGGACGGGACGAACGAACTAA
- the ftsZ gene encoding cell division protein FtsZ: protein MDSLIDDAIDEAEDGDPAESPADEAPQGGQGQSPEDAGRQSGTMTDEELEDVLQDLQTDITVVGCGGAGGNTINRMHEEGIHGAKLVAANTDVQHLVEIEADTKILMGEEKTGGRGAGSLPQVGEEAALESQQDIYDAIDGSDMVFVTAGLGGGTGTGSAPVVAKAAREAGALTIAIVTTPFTAEGEVRRTNAEAGLERLRDVSDTVIVVPNDRLLDSVGKLPVRQAFKVSDEVLMRSVKGITELITKPGLVNLDFADVRTVMERGGVAMIGLGEADSEAKAEDSVKTALRSPLLDVDISGANSALVNVTGGNDMAIEEAEGVVEEIYDRIDPDARIIWGTSIDESLEGSMRTMIVVTGVESPQIYGRPDGESVQPDMSGQQAPGQDDIDFVD from the coding sequence ATGGACTCACTCATCGACGACGCCATCGACGAGGCCGAAGACGGGGACCCGGCCGAGTCCCCCGCGGACGAGGCGCCGCAGGGCGGCCAGGGCCAGTCCCCCGAGGACGCCGGCCGACAGTCCGGCACAATGACCGACGAAGAACTCGAAGACGTTCTCCAGGACCTCCAGACCGATATCACGGTCGTCGGCTGCGGGGGCGCCGGCGGTAACACGATCAACCGGATGCACGAGGAAGGCATCCACGGCGCGAAACTCGTCGCCGCCAACACCGACGTCCAGCACCTGGTGGAGATCGAAGCCGACACCAAGATCCTCATGGGCGAGGAGAAGACCGGCGGCCGCGGCGCCGGCTCCCTGCCCCAGGTCGGCGAGGAAGCCGCCCTCGAGAGCCAGCAGGACATCTACGACGCGATCGACGGCTCGGACATGGTCTTCGTCACGGCCGGGCTCGGCGGGGGGACCGGTACCGGCTCCGCTCCGGTCGTCGCCAAGGCCGCCCGCGAGGCCGGCGCGCTGACGATCGCGATCGTCACGACGCCCTTCACGGCTGAGGGCGAGGTCCGCCGAACCAACGCGGAGGCCGGCCTCGAGCGCCTGCGCGACGTCTCGGACACCGTCATCGTCGTCCCCAACGACCGCCTGCTCGACTCGGTCGGCAAACTCCCCGTCCGCCAGGCGTTCAAGGTCAGCGACGAGGTGCTGATGCGCTCGGTCAAGGGCATCACCGAACTCATCACCAAGCCCGGCCTCGTCAACCTCGACTTCGCCGACGTCCGGACCGTCATGGAACGGGGCGGCGTCGCGATGATCGGCCTCGGCGAGGCCGACTCCGAGGCCAAGGCCGAAGACTCCGTCAAGACCGCCCTGCGCTCGCCGCTGCTCGACGTCGACATCTCCGGCGCCAACTCCGCGCTGGTCAACGTCACCGGCGGCAACGACATGGCCATCGAGGAGGCCGAGGGCGTCGTCGAGGAGATCTACGACCGCATCGACCCCGACGCCCGCATCATCTGGGGGACCTCGATCGACGAGAGCCTCGAGGGCAGCATGCGGACGATGATCGTCGTCACCGGCGTCGAATCGCCCCAGATCTACGGCCGCCCGGACGGCGAGTCCGTCCAGCCAGACATGAGCGGCCAGCAGGCACCCGGTCAGGACGACATCGACTTCGTCGACTGA
- a CDS encoding amidohydrolase — protein MTADDLVSLRRDLHRRPEPAWREFYTTARIVEELQTRLGDDLTELHVGPDAIATDQRLAVPDDAELTHAYQRALETDVDEATLERLEGGYTGAVAVLERGEGPTVGLRVDIDGLPRAESDDPEHVPAAEGFRSEHEGAMHACGHDAHATIGVGVLERIANSDDFSGTLKVFFQPAEEVIGGAKSMAESEHVEDVDSLLALHIGLDHPTGEIVAGIDGFLAVRHLEAEFSGEPAHAGGHPEQGRNAVQALATAVQNLYAIPRHNDGATRVNAGVVEGGSASNVIPESARTVVEVRGETTDLMEYMTQKSRRVLRSAAEMHDCEVEIEIGAEAPSATSDQELVSIVEDVAGTVEGVDSVLERDELGGSEDATYLMQAVQDNGGKACYVGVGTDHPGGHHTATFDVDEDSIRYGVDTLAGAIERLGRDR, from the coding sequence ATGACCGCGGACGATCTCGTCTCGCTGCGTCGCGACCTGCACCGCAGACCGGAACCGGCCTGGCGCGAGTTCTACACCACCGCACGGATCGTCGAGGAACTCCAGACCCGCCTGGGCGACGACCTCACCGAACTCCACGTCGGGCCCGACGCCATCGCGACCGACCAGCGACTGGCCGTCCCGGACGACGCCGAACTCACCCACGCCTACCAGCGGGCCCTCGAGACCGACGTCGACGAGGCAACTCTCGAGCGACTCGAGGGCGGCTACACCGGCGCCGTCGCCGTCTTAGAGCGCGGCGAGGGGCCGACCGTCGGCTTGCGGGTCGACATCGACGGGCTCCCGCGGGCGGAGTCCGACGACCCCGAGCACGTCCCGGCCGCGGAGGGCTTCCGCTCGGAGCACGAGGGGGCGATGCACGCCTGCGGCCACGACGCCCACGCGACGATCGGCGTGGGGGTACTCGAGCGGATCGCGAACAGCGACGACTTTTCGGGCACGCTGAAGGTGTTCTTCCAGCCCGCCGAGGAGGTCATCGGCGGCGCGAAGTCGATGGCCGAAAGCGAGCACGTCGAGGACGTCGACTCCCTGCTCGCCCTCCACATCGGCCTCGATCACCCCACCGGCGAGATCGTCGCCGGTATCGACGGCTTCCTCGCGGTTCGGCACCTCGAGGCCGAGTTCTCCGGCGAGCCGGCCCACGCGGGCGGCCACCCCGAGCAGGGGCGCAACGCCGTCCAGGCGCTGGCGACGGCCGTGCAGAACCTCTACGCCATTCCGCGGCACAACGACGGGGCGACGCGGGTCAACGCCGGCGTCGTCGAGGGCGGCAGCGCCTCGAACGTCATCCCCGAGTCGGCCCGGACGGTCGTCGAGGTACGGGGCGAGACGACCGACCTGATGGAGTACATGACCCAGAAGAGCCGGCGCGTCCTCCGGTCCGCCGCCGAGATGCACGACTGCGAAGTCGAGATCGAGATCGGCGCCGAGGCGCCGAGCGCGACCAGCGACCAGGAACTGGTCTCGATCGTCGAAGACGTCGCCGGGACCGTAGAGGGCGTCGACAGCGTCCTCGAGCGCGACGAACTCGGCGGCAGCGAGGATGCGACCTATCTGATGCAGGCGGTGCAGGACAACGGCGGGAAGGCCTGCTACGTCGGCGTCGGAACCGACCACCCCGGCGGTCACCACACCGCGACGTTCGACGTGGACGAGGACAGTATTCGATACGGCGTCGACACGCTCGCGGGCGCGATCGAGCGGCTCGGTCGCGACCGGTAA
- a CDS encoding DUF5787 family protein, with the protein MADDTVDSEFAFELRTCRWAERAWPPGGNAGDSDGPATIVARQLGTKRRRWDTIVFECDPGALRQRAKFGAKRLDGDLLHIVRNAPAEWTYYRDALPHPGYPWRYVREAIHRADDRGILETRKNGNRIEIRRKWPYPEWVERIVAIENKPDLDASAARTLGPQLEYDVAMSLADEVWVATQQTGERVEPVLLEGLPVEAGVLALEPEALEAEVAWYPRSLAVEEPGTRILERPDDGDRGGSAARFEYVDPEEKATTRRLIAERAYERGWRSFADTMRPDCRHFELRAAGPQDGSQLVPYCTGKGDCQTAAECAGSCPDFQPEPPVWRTKGWPIEGGPGKRLKRLLADRRRRRRPGLDGGATE; encoded by the coding sequence GTGGCCGACGACACAGTCGATTCCGAGTTTGCCTTCGAACTCCGAACCTGTCGGTGGGCCGAGCGGGCGTGGCCCCCCGGTGGCAACGCCGGCGATAGCGACGGGCCCGCGACGATCGTCGCCCGGCAACTCGGCACCAAGCGCCGCCGCTGGGATACCATCGTTTTCGAGTGCGATCCCGGGGCCCTCCGACAGCGGGCGAAGTTCGGCGCGAAACGACTCGACGGCGACCTCCTCCATATCGTCCGGAACGCGCCCGCCGAGTGGACCTACTACCGCGACGCCCTCCCGCATCCCGGCTACCCGTGGCGCTACGTCCGCGAGGCGATCCACCGGGCAGACGACCGCGGGATCCTCGAGACCCGAAAGAACGGCAACCGGATCGAGATCCGGCGCAAGTGGCCCTACCCCGAGTGGGTCGAGCGCATCGTCGCGATCGAGAACAAGCCCGACCTGGACGCCAGCGCTGCGCGGACGCTGGGCCCGCAACTCGAGTACGACGTCGCAATGAGTCTCGCTGACGAGGTCTGGGTCGCGACCCAGCAGACGGGCGAACGCGTCGAACCGGTACTCCTCGAGGGCCTCCCCGTCGAAGCGGGCGTGTTGGCACTCGAGCCCGAGGCCCTCGAGGCGGAAGTCGCGTGGTACCCGCGCAGTCTCGCGGTCGAGGAGCCGGGAACGCGCATCCTCGAGCGACCGGACGACGGCGACCGCGGGGGATCGGCGGCGCGGTTCGAGTACGTCGATCCCGAAGAAAAAGCGACGACGCGACGACTCATCGCCGAGCGGGCCTACGAGCGGGGGTGGCGTTCGTTCGCCGACACGATGCGGCCGGACTGTCGGCACTTCGAACTGCGCGCTGCGGGGCCGCAGGACGGCTCACAGCTGGTTCCCTACTGTACCGGAAAAGGGGACTGTCAGACCGCCGCCGAGTGCGCCGGTTCGTGTCCCGACTTTCAGCCGGAGCCACCCGTCTGGCGAACCAAGGGGTGGCCGATCGAGGGCGGGCCCGGAAAACGGCTCAAGCGGTTGCTCGCGGACCGGCGCCGCCGCCGGCGACCGGGACTGGACGGCGGCGCGACGGAGTAG
- a CDS encoding geranylgeranyl reductase family protein — translation MSTQDQSGDAPTTGSGTGTREADVVVVGAGTAGCYAAATIAREGYEVVVLERKSEDEAGHIACGDALKGASAFPDSIPKSQIEPAFTNTDVDHGRFEIPQEDTVLEIPVPGELAVIDRWEYGKRIIEGADEAGAEIHYDTVVKNVVQADDEKGTVTGVEAIRKGDPKTYEADVVIDAAGSLSVLQDYVDFSNSTFDTNVDYSHFCSAYREIVTVDEPVPWDDALVFKPTERAAGYLWYFPRTDTEINVGLGFQMTEEPMKLVDDLKRDLENRREFRNAEVDDKLGAALPTRRPYDSAVHPGYMAVGDAAGHVNPTTGGGIAGAAYAGKYAAEAAIEGLETGDVSETTFWEYNERVMDHFGARYAALDVYNILSTAVDVDDLMGLLAAMPGEKMAEALYSGSTSIGPKLAAESLYKSYGHWGTILNLFKTKRRADDLLELYEHYPNHPAALEHWQQRRDDLMEQVYETTGADPKY, via the coding sequence ATGAGTACGCAGGACCAGTCGGGGGACGCTCCGACGACCGGGAGCGGAACCGGAACCCGCGAGGCGGACGTCGTCGTCGTCGGTGCCGGGACTGCAGGGTGTTACGCCGCCGCGACTATCGCGCGCGAAGGGTACGAGGTCGTCGTCCTCGAGCGCAAGTCCGAGGACGAGGCGGGCCACATCGCCTGCGGGGACGCGCTGAAGGGTGCCAGCGCCTTCCCGGACTCGATCCCGAAGTCACAGATCGAACCCGCGTTCACGAACACCGACGTCGACCACGGCCGCTTCGAGATCCCCCAGGAGGACACCGTCCTCGAGATTCCCGTGCCGGGGGAACTGGCGGTCATCGACCGCTGGGAGTACGGCAAACGCATCATCGAGGGTGCCGACGAGGCCGGCGCGGAGATCCACTACGACACCGTCGTGAAGAACGTCGTCCAGGCCGACGACGAGAAGGGGACCGTCACGGGCGTCGAAGCGATCCGTAAGGGCGATCCCAAAACGTACGAAGCGGACGTCGTCATCGACGCCGCCGGCTCGCTGTCCGTCCTGCAGGACTACGTCGACTTCTCGAACTCCACCTTCGACACGAACGTCGACTACTCCCATTTCTGTTCGGCCTACCGCGAGATCGTCACCGTCGACGAGCCCGTGCCGTGGGACGACGCGCTGGTGTTCAAGCCGACCGAGCGCGCCGCCGGCTACCTCTGGTACTTCCCGCGCACCGACACCGAGATCAACGTCGGGCTGGGCTTCCAGATGACCGAGGAACCGATGAAGCTCGTCGACGACCTCAAACGGGACCTCGAGAACCGCCGGGAGTTCCGCAACGCCGAGGTCGACGACAAGCTCGGGGCCGCGCTGCCGACGCGCCGCCCCTACGACTCCGCTGTCCATCCGGGCTACATGGCCGTCGGCGACGCCGCGGGCCACGTCAACCCCACCACCGGCGGCGGCATCGCCGGCGCCGCCTACGCGGGTAAGTACGCCGCCGAGGCCGCCATCGAGGGCCTCGAGACCGGCGACGTCAGCGAGACGACCTTCTGGGAGTACAACGAGCGCGTGATGGACCACTTCGGCGCCCGCTACGCCGCCTTAGACGTCTACAACATCCTCTCGACGGCCGTCGACGTCGACGACCTGATGGGGCTGCTCGCCGCCATGCCCGGCGAGAAGATGGCCGAAGCGCTCTACTCGGGTAGTACCAGCATCGGTCCGAAGCTCGCCGCAGAGAGCCTCTACAAGAGCTACGGCCACTGGGGCACCATTCTGAACCTCTTCAAGACCAAGCGACGGGCCGACGACCTGCTCGAGCTCTACGAGCACTATCCGAATCATCCGGCCGCCCTCGAGCACTGGCAACAGCGCCGCGACGACCTGATGGAGCAAGTGTACGAGACGACCGGGGCGGACCCGAAGTACTAG
- a CDS encoding M48 family metallopeptidase, with amino-acid sequence MIRPTRLQVGLWLRMAVAVLLVGSAQFAVLALEFVVGGFVALFVLVALEDFFALLFVCSLVLAVAFVCWLVLATVIRRCYPERTLSDRLAHDGVADAVESVGETLLSAVAIANWPKILALFVGVALGTFVGFAFTEAVAWRSIVDPLSAAAAVGVLVVIAHVVWIAYSERVRDTAPLRDVEDAARVLERPDGDLEERRAAVRRRVERLARQADLPAPTVRLGVSPTPTAATVGYRPESSTIVVSEGLLEAVDDRELDAVLAHELAHVKNRDAAVLTALSVPAASAAALIERYNGNPYIALPCGLVIVIVRWSVAVVTRYREYVADRSAVAITGDLAALAGALETLDAELERRPSNDLREHRSTAAFSIVPPPWEEHRFFDRTRRFVSRTLFGTHPSTEKRIERLRARA; translated from the coding sequence GTGATCCGTCCGACGCGGCTCCAGGTCGGACTGTGGCTGCGGATGGCGGTCGCCGTCCTCCTCGTCGGGAGCGCACAGTTCGCGGTCCTCGCGCTCGAGTTCGTCGTCGGCGGGTTCGTCGCGCTGTTCGTCCTCGTGGCGCTCGAGGACTTTTTCGCGCTGTTGTTCGTTTGCTCGCTGGTGCTCGCCGTCGCGTTCGTCTGCTGGCTCGTCCTCGCGACGGTGATCCGACGGTGCTATCCTGAGCGGACGCTCTCGGACCGGCTCGCCCACGACGGGGTCGCCGATGCGGTCGAATCCGTCGGCGAGACGCTGCTGTCCGCCGTGGCGATCGCGAACTGGCCGAAAATCCTCGCTCTGTTCGTCGGTGTGGCCCTCGGGACGTTCGTCGGATTCGCGTTCACGGAGGCTGTCGCGTGGCGGTCGATCGTCGATCCGCTGTCCGCCGCTGCCGCGGTCGGCGTCCTCGTCGTCATCGCACACGTCGTCTGGATCGCGTACTCCGAACGGGTCAGAGATACCGCCCCGCTCCGCGACGTCGAAGACGCCGCCCGCGTCCTCGAGCGACCCGACGGAGACCTCGAGGAGCGCCGCGCAGCCGTTCGGCGCCGCGTCGAGCGACTCGCCAGACAGGCCGACCTCCCCGCGCCGACGGTCCGTCTCGGCGTTTCGCCGACGCCGACCGCTGCCACCGTCGGCTACCGGCCCGAAAGCTCCACGATCGTCGTCTCCGAGGGGCTACTCGAGGCCGTGGACGATCGCGAACTCGACGCCGTCCTCGCACACGAACTCGCCCACGTCAAGAACAGAGACGCGGCGGTATTGACCGCGCTGTCGGTGCCCGCGGCATCCGCGGCTGCGCTCATCGAGCGCTACAACGGCAATCCGTACATCGCTCTCCCGTGCGGTCTCGTTATCGTCATCGTCCGCTGGTCGGTCGCCGTCGTCACCCGCTACCGCGAGTACGTCGCCGACCGCAGCGCCGTCGCGATCACCGGCGACCTCGCGGCGCTGGCCGGCGCCCTCGAGACGCTCGACGCCGAACTCGAGCGCCGTCCCTCGAACGACCTCCGCGAACACCGCTCGACGGCGGCGTTCTCGATCGTCCCGCCGCCGTGGGAGGAACACCGCTTCTTCGACCGGACACGCCGATTCGTCAGCCGGACGCTCTTCGGTACCCATCCGTCGACCGAGAAGCGAATCGAGCGACTCCGCGCTCGAGCGTAA
- a CDS encoding MBL fold metallo-hydrolase: protein MSETEAAVDDPTTIAPETLADRLRASDELTVLDVRDRDEFDRWHIEGEGVEAVQIPHMKFIQAQATGDVDDLAADLEEPIVAVCGRGEASDHAVDLLRDAGIDAQNLAGGMDAWADLYVARELEVDVDLGLDRRGDSSATVVQYDRPSSGCLAYAIYSGGEAAVIDPLRAFADRYVEDAADRGAELKYAIDTHVHADHVSGVRALESRTDATAVLPEGARDRGLAFDAMTLTDGDELHVGDATLTAVATPGHTTESLSYRLGDLLFTGDTLFLEGVGRPDLERGDEGAPAAARQLYETLEDTLSELPAETTIAPGHYSDTADPRDGDGAYAATLGDRRDRLEAFSMAEDEFVEHVTGDRPPRPANHERIVAANLGREDVDSETAFELELGLNNCAVTG from the coding sequence ATGTCCGAAACCGAGGCGGCCGTCGACGATCCGACGACGATCGCACCCGAGACGCTCGCCGACCGGCTGCGAGCCAGCGACGAACTGACCGTCCTCGACGTTCGCGACCGCGACGAGTTCGACCGCTGGCACATCGAGGGCGAGGGCGTCGAGGCCGTCCAGATCCCCCACATGAAGTTCATCCAAGCCCAGGCGACCGGCGACGTCGACGACCTCGCGGCCGACCTCGAGGAACCGATCGTCGCGGTCTGCGGCCGCGGCGAGGCCAGCGACCACGCGGTCGACCTCCTCCGGGACGCCGGCATCGACGCGCAGAATCTGGCCGGCGGAATGGACGCCTGGGCCGACCTGTACGTTGCCCGCGAACTCGAGGTCGACGTCGATCTCGGCCTCGATCGCAGGGGCGATTCGTCCGCGACGGTCGTCCAGTACGACCGCCCCTCGAGCGGTTGTCTGGCCTACGCGATCTACAGCGGCGGCGAGGCGGCGGTGATCGATCCGCTTCGAGCGTTCGCCGACCGCTACGTGGAGGATGCCGCCGATCGGGGCGCAGAACTGAAGTACGCCATCGACACGCACGTCCACGCCGACCACGTCAGCGGCGTCCGCGCCCTCGAGTCCCGAACTGACGCGACGGCCGTCCTTCCCGAGGGTGCCCGCGATCGCGGGCTCGCATTCGACGCGATGACCCTCACAGACGGTGACGAACTTCACGTCGGCGACGCGACGCTAACCGCCGTCGCGACCCCGGGACACACCACCGAATCGCTCTCCTACCGGCTCGGCGACCTCCTGTTCACCGGCGACACGCTGTTCCTCGAGGGGGTCGGCCGGCCGGACCTGGAACGCGGCGACGAGGGCGCGCCCGCCGCGGCTCGCCAACTCTACGAGACCCTCGAGGACACGCTCTCGGAGCTGCCGGCCGAGACGACGATCGCGCCGGGTCACTACAGCGACACCGCCGACCCGCGGGACGGCGACGGGGCGTACGCGGCCACGCTCGGCGACCGGCGCGATCGACTCGAGGCGTTTTCGATGGCCGAAGACGAGTTCGTCGAACACGTCACGGGCGACCGGCCGCCGCGGCCGGCCAACCACGAGCGTATCGTGGCCGCGAACCTCGGGCGGGAGGACGTCGATTCGGAGACGGCGTTCGAACTGGAACTCGGGCTGAACAACTGCGCGGTCACCGGCTGA
- a CDS encoding bis(5'-nucleosyl)-tetraphosphatase, whose product MAVEATSAGAILFRDTRGRREYLLLKSRPGDWEFPKGGVEGDEELQQTAIREVKEEAGIEEFRLLDGFREDYDYVFEANGKTIHKTVHLFIAKSFEASAELSNEHRDLQWRDYEQAVNTVTQDGPREILEQAHEFLDEREEEV is encoded by the coding sequence ATGGCAGTCGAAGCTACGAGCGCAGGCGCGATCCTCTTCCGCGACACGCGGGGCCGGCGCGAGTATCTTCTACTCAAGAGCCGCCCGGGCGACTGGGAGTTTCCGAAGGGCGGTGTCGAAGGAGATGAAGAGCTACAACAGACGGCGATCCGCGAAGTAAAGGAAGAGGCAGGTATCGAAGAGTTCCGGCTCCTCGACGGTTTCCGCGAGGACTACGACTACGTGTTCGAGGCGAACGGCAAGACGATCCACAAGACCGTTCACCTCTTTATCGCGAAGTCGTTCGAGGCCAGCGCGGAACTCTCAAACGAACATCGCGACCTCCAGTGGCGCGATTACGAACAGGCTGTAAACACCGTTACCCAGGACGGTCCGCGCGAGATTCTCGAGCAGGCCCACGAGTTCCTCGACGAACGCGAGGAAGAGGTGTAG
- a CDS encoding 2Fe-2S iron-sulfur cluster-binding protein: protein MTEYTVEFVGTGETITCSDTETILSRCLEEGIAQEYSCRVGMCLACSAEIVEGEVTQPAARALTEEEAETYALTCMARPQSDLKLDRGKYPPSIEDEIDAEGGGDDPAVADD, encoded by the coding sequence ATGACCGAGTACACTGTCGAGTTCGTCGGCACGGGTGAGACGATCACCTGTTCGGACACCGAGACGATCCTCAGCCGGTGTCTCGAGGAAGGGATCGCGCAGGAGTACTCCTGCCGCGTCGGGATGTGTCTGGCCTGTTCAGCGGAAATCGTCGAAGGGGAGGTTACCCAGCCCGCGGCCCGCGCGCTCACCGAGGAGGAAGCCGAAACGTACGCGCTGACCTGCATGGCGCGTCCGCAGTCGGACCTGAAACTCGACCGCGGGAAGTACCCGCCGAGCATCGAGGACGAGATCGACGCCGAGGGCGGCGGCGACGACCCGGCAGTCGCGGACGACTAA